The segment AGCTGATTGAAGTAAGAATCCTTAGGAAAATGGTGGGACACGCTGttgtttgagattttttttcttttccaagctaaTCTTAGAGACTATCTACTACATCAGTAAGCGCCATATCTCGTGTGGAGGTTGATATGTTCTCAGTCTCAGAGAACCATCCAAATAATCTCCCCCTCTTTCTAACCTGAGGCAGACAAAGTGGCCTCCTGGTTAGCAACTTTTGCTCATGTAGCTGCTGTAATGGTTTGGACAAAAAATATGAGCATCCCAGTGACAGGTAACGCGTTACATAAAATGTTAAGAGTTCTGGAAAGTCATGAAATGTTTCCAAAGGGCTTCTGGAGTAGGAGGTGTCTACAAGTCAAGGGTTATTTTTCTCCTGGCCCAGTTTAAACCGATATACTGCTTATTCAGCCTGATCAAAGtctccactgacttcagcagaagtTAAATCAGACTCTTAGTCACGGATAATAATGAGTGATAATGACCAGCAGCCCCCTTTGTATCATCTCggcttcccctgccccacacaTGCTGGTTTTGGCGAGCACTACTCTGATATGCTTGTTTCCACCTTTACATGAcggtttttcttttccagacgTACAGCTGTCTCTCTGCTGGTGAATTTCAGCTCATCAGGCAAACactcctcattttttttcaggacatgCACATAAGGGTAAGAGCCCAGTATAACTAGTCAGTGAGAACAGAGGGGAGTTTGTGGCTGGAATACGAAGGAATCTGGTCATAATTGCACTGTATGTTTGGGTTTGTTACTTACGCTTTTCAGTCAACTTGATGTGCTTCAATCTTCAAAATTCTACAAATTGAGCACGTTTACTACAATAGCACTAAACTATGAAGAAAGGGAATATCTACTAGTACAGATTTGCTagttgataaatatatttttccttttagtagAAACTTTATATGAAACTGAGAACCTGAGCTTGAAGTCGTGGGGCTTGATACGCTAAATAAATTGATCGTACTCAAGTGCAGAAACAGTacaggttgttttgttttggtttgtttttttaacgTTACATGAGTGTGCCCATCCCCTGGGCCACAGTCTACATTACTGGCTTTGGACTGTGTCATAGTCTCTATAAACACATCAAAATCTTCAGAAAGCCAATCCGAGCCTAGGCAGGAAGCCTGCAAGGTCAGACTTCAAAGAAGTCAGATCAGAAGATAACGTAATTGATTTTCTAGGAGGTGGAATATTCTTTTGCAGGTCTCTATCTTTCTGAAGGATAAAGTGCAAAACTCTAACGGTCGCTTTGTGCTGCCAATATCAGGCCCTGTTCCTTGGGGTACAGAAGTTCCGGGACTCATCAGGTGAATTCTGAACCGCTGCTTATACTGTTTGCAGTGCCTTGCATGTACGGCTGCTCACGGAGGAACAGTCAGCCCCAGAGGTCTGATAGGAATCGAGCTTAGTCTGTCATTCATGTTGCACGGATAGCTGAACCTCCAGTAAGTACTATTTAAAGGGCAGGATTTGGGACCCAGGAATGAAGTCCTAAGCTGTTTCTGGCATTCTCTATTCCAGTAAATTAGCCATTAGTCATTTATCCATTTACCAACATACAGAATGGGGTTTTATCCCCATTTCTCTTGTAAGTAAGCAGAGGAAGCACTGAAAATCAGTAATAAAACTACTAAATATGTTTCAATAATGACTTGTTTTTAAGGATGTTTAATCGCAATGGAGATGAAGTTAAAAGAACTGAGTTCACCACTGATGGGAATTATGTTACTCCACAAAGGGAAGGATCTTTTGAGCTTTATGGAGATAGAGTCCTCAAACTTGGAACAAATATGTAAGTCATTTTTGTCCTACACAGAAACATGAAGTAACTGTTGATGGTTATGGATTTGTTCAGAAGCACCTCTTCAGccttgtgtttttctttttgcctcttctgctATTACCAGCTTGACTTTTTTATGAAGTGGTGGCCTGAAACAGAACGCGTGTGGATAGATGTATATAGAGAGCTGTGGAAAGAGCAAAAGTTTGATTTATGTCTACAGTAGAGCTGAGTGAAGTGTTCTTGTCTGGTACTGCATATTCTGCGAAACgtaatttaattttaactgtGTTCAAGAAaccctttctttcctccatgTTTGTCTTGTGTAACATTTCCATTCACAGAACTCAGAGAAAGCAGTGTTCGTTCTTACAGCTTTGTCGCTCATACATTTAATGCCTCGATACTCCTTAGAAGTGAACTGTAACTTCTCATTTCAGTTATTTACcgtcttcagaaaaatatcctAAAATCATATTTGGATCCTGTGCTGCTCCCTCCAGCTCCAGTATCACATATAAGTAACGGGTTGCTCTTCCTCGTGTGTTCTTCTCTCTAGGTACAGTGTGAGTCGGCCAGTAGAGACGCACATGTCAGGATCATCCAAAAACGTCGCATCCCGTGCAAAGGTCAGtgcttttctgttcctgtcGCTGGTTAATAGGTTAACTAGTCTGTGTCAGTGAGTCAGGCAGCTGGTCACACGTGGTGGGAGCATTTCCTTTGAGCAGCTTCTTTACCACATCCACTAGATTTTATATTCTGCTTCCCTCGGCTCCTAATAGACAGGGATGCTGAATGAAACACCCACATTTGTCAGCTCCACGTCATTTACTAAACAGTTGCACTGTCTTCCCCTTCATTCGTCCCCTTTCTCAGGGAAACAATAACCATCTCTTTAGTCTGCACTTACGGGATAAATTCAGGGGAACCTGTTTTGTTCTTCTCAGAGCCCCCCTCCAATCCTCCACAGCCCTGTTTGAGCTAGGGGAAGGGCACGTGTTCCTAAAGGATCTTACACGCAGGCTTATGCAAGGGTGCGCTTGCTTCCTATTTTAATCtctccagaaaacagaaagctggTTTTACAGATTTGTCAGCTGTTCAATTTAGCTGGAAAATTATCTTGTCCTGGGTCTATAAATTCaagaaaccattttaaaaatatagctgATAATTACTAGTTATGTGCACAATCTGTACCATTAACAATGCAGAACTGTATTTATATCACTCTGAAGAACATTTATGTAAtatcagaaaacacaaaaattatgACAGTCCTCATCGCCCTGGTACCCTGACCATTGAACCCGTTGCTGTTTTCTGTAGGAGAATATAGCCCCTAACCCTCTCGCTAAAGAGGAACTGAACTTCTTGGCCAGGCTGCTGGGAGGTCTGGAGATCAAGGAACCTGGTGGCAGCGAGACAGGATTCCGACTGAATTTGTTCACAACTGACGACGAGGAAGAGTATGCTCGAGCCCTTCTTGGTCTGGGGTTTGTCGTGTGCCATGCGGACAGCCCAGGGGACTGAAGCTGGCCCTTAACAGCTTTAGGGGCAGAATAGCaggttttcagcattttctaatTCTGGTCCAGATGGTCCctgcaggaacagaagagcAGTGTCCCTGGCTTGGCCTTTTTATTAAGGCTGTCGGCAAGGAGAGCCATTTCCCTTCCTGGTGTCCCCTGCGACACACGGCCCTGCGTTCCCTCCAGGTGACGCTGGCGGTCAGCAGGAGGTGACGATCTGTGCTTAGTTCTGTCCCACAGAACAGAGGCATCCCTGCAGGCCTCTTAGTTCTCCTCTCTCCCAAATACATGTACATATTCCAGAGATAAGAATAGAACTGCTGGAGGTGATGAGCCTGGTGGGCTTGAACACCATAGCCCCCTCCTGGCAGGGAGCACAAGGGTAATAATGAGACTTTTTGTGATGTGATTTCTGCACAATGTTTTTACCTACTTTTAATCTCAACTACAGATATTCCTGCTGTTCTACACTTAGCGTAAAAAAATCTAAGACAGGGAAAAGTCTCCAAACTGGGGTCAATACATCAATTTGCCTAGTAGGGATAGGGACATTGTCCAAACTTCATGCCTACGGGAGCCTCATGAAATCTGATTTTTGTAGTTTACTTCTATGTCATCATGAGATTAAGCactcttttcatgtttttaatcaAGACATGCTGCACTGACTAGACCAGAGGAGTTATCTTACAAGGTTATCAACATAGAAGCCACACAGGTACGTACAGTGCGCTTCAGAGCTTTGATTCTCATCATTTCAGCCTCGCTAAGAACTGAGTTTCACCCAGAGTAGtaacttaaaaaatacatttttcccatttcctctAAGCTCAAAAATAAGTAATGCAGTATTTTCTGCTAAGCCCATGGATTTGGTGACTATTTAATAAGAGAACTTGAAACATGACAAATATTAGAGCAAGTTTTTAGCTGCAGAGGATGGAGAACCCTTACCAGTTCGTTCGCCTGCTTGCGGTTACAGCCTAACGCCTGCAGCCCTTCTTACTGGGGTTCATGGGcatcagcaggcagctgggcatgtcccagtacccccagtacatcccagtaaaGGCCCCATTAGCAGGCAGCGGGGCAAGACCAGTGACCCCCAGCACAGGTTGGGTCAGTGGGTTGTAGGGCACATCCCAGTTTCCCCCAGTATGTGCCAGTAAAGGCCCCGTTAGCAGGTGGTGGGGCACGTCCCAGTACCCTCCAGCACCAGCTGGGTTATGGGCTGTAGGGCACGTTCCTATACCCCCTGGTGTcccccagtacatcccagtaaaGGCCGGGTCATGGGCGGTGGGGCacatcccagtgcccccccagtacatcccagtaaaGGCCCCATCAGCAGGTGGCAGGGCACATTCCATACCCCAGTTGCCCCCCAGTACATCCTAGTAAAGGCCCCATTAGCAGGTTGTGGGGCACATCCCAGTaccctgcagcaccagctggGTTGTGGGCTGCAGGGCATGTCCCTAtaccccccagtaccccccagtaccccccacTCCCTCCCAGTAAAGGCCCAGTCCGTAGGCGGTGGGGCACGTCCCAGTAACCCCCAGCGCCGCTGGGTCAGTGGGCACTAGGGCAcgtccccacaccccccagtgcccccccagtacatcccagtaaaGGCCCCGTTAGCAGGTGAGGTGGGGCACGTCCCAGtgcccccgcggcggcgggctgAGGCGCGCTCTCTCCCGCAGGagccggcgcggcgggcggAGCTCTCCCGCATCCTGGGCGAGCTGGAGGTGGCGGAGCCGCGGCCGGCGGGTGCGGGGAAGGGCGAGGACCTGCTGGCGCTGATGGACGGGCTCTGAGACACATTAAAGGCCTGCGCACAGCCCGGCTGCgagcggggggccggggccgggcggcgggccggggccggggccgggggcgggcgggggccggggccgggccgggccggggcgcaGTGCGCAGGCGGGGCCGCCCCTTCCtgccggcgggcgggggggcgaggggaggaGCGGCGCGGGAGAGTGGGGAGCGCGGCCCCGCGTGAGTGtgcgaggggagggggcagcgtGTGagtgtgcgggggggggggggggtgaggggagaggGGGCGTGAGGGAAGCACGGCAGcgtgcgggggggggtgggtgtgtgaGTGTGCAAGGGCGGGAGAGCGGTTTGTATGTGCGTGCAAGGGGAGGGCACATGGACAACACGAGTGAGTGGTGGGAGGGGGCGGCGTGCCGGGGGGCGCGAGGGGAGCGGGCAGCGAGGGCCCCAGCGTGCAAGGACGGGGGGCACACGGAGAGCGTGAGCAGCTTGGGCGAGGGGCAGCGTGCAGGTGAGCGTGCAAGGGGcggtgtgtgtgcatgcaagCGTGCAAGGTGAGGCGGGCGCCCAGCGCGGGCGCTGCACGGCGTCTCCCTGTTCCCCACCGCAGCCGCGCGATGGAGGTCAGCCACTCCGTCAAGGAGCGCACCATCGCCGAGAACAGCCTGGTCATCCTGCTGCAGGGCCTGCGCGGCCACGTCACCACCGTGGACCTCCGCGATGAGAGCACGGCCACGGGGCGCGTCATCAACGTGGACGCCTTCATGAACGTGCGCCTGGCCGAGGTGACCTTCACGGACAGGCAGGGCGCCGTGTCCCGCCTGGACGAGCTCTTCGTGACCGGCAGGAACGTCCGCTACGTCCACATCCCCGACGAGGTGGACATCAGGGCCACCATCGAGCGGCAGCTGCAGGCCATCCACCGGGTCCGCTACTTCGGGGGCCGCgacaagggcaggaaggagttCCCTCGTGCCAAGCACAAGTGAGCCCccggccctgcctgccccttcaGCCAGACTGCCAGCCGCCTCGCACAGCCCACCCGGGGACTCggggctctgctgctcccctgGCCGGCGCCCACGGGGGAGCAGGGATATCTTTTCTAATGAATAACCCCACGTAAAAGGGTCTGTGATCTCTCAGCTCGTTTCCTGTTCCCTTGGCAGCTACTCATGAAGCCCTTTTGGCCAaagctgcagccagcccagggTTGTCCCTCGGCcggcagccatcccctgcccaCAACTGCCTGCCCTGGCTCACGGCGTTCGGGGCCGGCCTCGCCACgcgagcaggagctgggggcgctgggctggagctggggaaggggctgttcATGGTCTGTCCTCTCAGCGTCCTGCGAGACAGCCACCGTTCCGCAGGTGTTTAACGGGAAGAGCGTGAGATGAACATCTGTCCGGAGCGGGGATGAGCtcggaggggaaggggaagcacCGTCTGCCTGGGAGAGCACGAAGGTGCTTCGTGTGGGATGTGGGGATGCTCCCGCCCCACTTCCCCGACGCGCTGCAGGGTCGGCAGGTGGCTGCGGCCTGTTCCTGTGGGGATCCCTCGGTTACCCAGCGCCCTCCGGCCGCGCCGGTCCCGTTTCTCCAGCCCGGGGCACAGGCACCTCGCTGCAGCAGCCGGACCCTCCGGGGCAGCGTCGGGAGCGgcgctgctgcctccctcccccacgAAGGGCCGCCTGGGTGATTTTTAAGAGCTCGCGTGTAGGAAGCTGCGTGTGAGTGGGGACCGCGCGTCCctcccgcggcggggcgggccggcggcggctcccggcgCTGCTTGCGTGGGCTTTGCAGAGATGCCGCGACCCCGCTCCCCGCTCGGGACGGGAAGCCCGGGGCGGGCGAGGGCCCCCGCGGCGCGGGTGGCGGAGAGCGATgtgcccggcccggggcggggggacagcGCGCCCCGGTCCCGCAAGCGTTCCCGGTGCGGTCGCGGTGCCCCGGGCGGGGCCCGGCtgctgggggcggggcctgcggggAAAACACCCTCCTCTCCTCCAATCACGGCGCGTTCGAATCTCCCGCGAGCCCACCAACCCCTCTTAGCGTCTAGCGCAGGCCGGAGCGGGAGCCAATCTGCGAAGGGAGTCATCCCGTCCCAGCCAATCAGCCTTCGCTTCTTGCCCTCCGCTAGTCTCTGTGCCTCAACCAATCAGTCTGCCGCAAATATCCCCTCAGCCCCTGGCGTCTCCCCCAATCGCAGCCGGCGCTGGCTCGGCTGGCCAATCAGCGCCGCCCCTTTCTCGCCGCCATCTCCGCGGCGGCCGCCAGGAGGCGGGCtggcggcggtggcggggggcggTGGCAGCGCGTGCGTCACTTCCGTTGTcaggcggccgccgccgcggagcggagcggaggcCGCGGCCGGTCGTGGGGCTGCGGGAGGCGCCGGCggccgcgccggccccggggccatGGGTGAGCGAGGACGGGACAGGTCGGGGGTGGGCGGCCCGGTACGCCGCGC is part of the Phalacrocorax carbo chromosome 22, bPhaCar2.1, whole genome shotgun sequence genome and harbors:
- the OSCP1 gene encoding protein OSCP1; the encoded protein is MSARTLPLLFLNLGGEMLYILDQRLRAQSIPGEKARKVMNDIITTMFNKKFMEELFKPQELYSKKALRTVYDRLAHASIMRLNQASMDKLYDLMTMAFKYQVLLCPRPKDILLVTFNHLDAIKDFVHDSPGILNQVDETFRQLIETYSCLSAGEFQLIRQTLLIFFQDMHIRVSIFLKDKVQNSNGRFVLPISGPVPWGTEVPGLIRMFNRNGDEVKRTEFTTDGNYVTPQREGSFELYGDRVLKLGTNMYSVSRPVETHMSGSSKNVASRAKENIAPNPLAKEELNFLARLLGGLEIKEPGGSETGFRLNLFTTDDEEEHAALTRPEELSYKVINIEATQEPARRAELSRILGELEVAEPRPAGAGKGEDLLALMDGL
- the LSM10 gene encoding U7 snRNA-associated Sm-like protein LSm10, whose protein sequence is MEVSHSVKERTIAENSLVILLQGLRGHVTTVDLRDESTATGRVINVDAFMNVRLAEVTFTDRQGAVSRLDELFVTGRNVRYVHIPDEVDIRATIERQLQAIHRVRYFGGRDKGRKEFPRAKHK